ATGCAACAATTAGACTTCATAATTATACTAATTTATTCGTTCAGGTGGTAAGAAGAAACAGATGAAAGCCAAGGGTACTATCGTCTGGAATGAAAAGGGATACGCATTTCTAGTAAGGGACGACGGCAGAGAGGATGTCTTTCTGAGAGCGGCCGACCTTTGCGGCGCAATGCACGGAGACAGGGTCGAGGCAAGGATATTCAGGCAGGGCAAAGGCTTCAGAGGGTGTGTGACCTGTGTGCTTAAGCGCGATAACATCAGAATATCCGGCAGGTATATCCGATATAAAAAATGGGGAGTGATCGAACCGGTAAAACCGATACCTTATACGGTTATTGTCCCTCAGGGCTGGGAAACAGGCGCCAGGCACGGGGATATGGTAACCGCCATCCTTTCACCACCAAAGGGTTCGGGCAGGATTGATTCCATTGCAGCAAGAGTTGACGCCATACTTGATATGCCTGAGAATATTAAAGACGACCTCAGGCATATAATAATCAAATATTCACTGTCCGCAGGCTTTTCAGAGGAGGCGCTGAAAGAGGCTGATGAAGTATCGTCTGTGGATCTATATAAATGTGCTGCAAACCGTGTTGATCTGAGAAACAGTGTCCTGTTCACGATCGACGGCAGAAACGCCAGAGACTTTGATGATGCCGTCGGGATGGAAAAGCTGAATGACGGTAATTTTCTGCTGAGGGTTGCAATTGCAGATGTAGCAGAGCTCGTCAGAACCGGCTCTGTTCTCGACAAAGAGGCGCAGGAAAGGGGATTCAGCGTGTATTTCCCCGAAACATGTCTGCCCATGCTTCCCGAGGCTCTCTCTAACGGTGTGTTAAGCCTGAAACCCGGCGAGGAAAGGCTTGCCGTCGTCGCCGAGATGAAACTCGGCCCCCGGGGAAGACTTATTTCGACCAGATGCTATGAAGCCATTATCCGTTCAAGGGCAAGGCTCATGTATGAAACAGCCTCGCCCTACCTTGAAGGCAAGGGTGGTGAGCCCAGCATGGATGCGGAAGTCAACAAGTCACTGAAAATGCTCAATGTGCTGGCAGGCCATCTTATGAGGGCCCGGAAAAAAGCGGGCAGCCTTGATTTTGACTTGCCTGAAGTTGAGATAGAAATATCTGAGAGCGGCTATATCGAGGACATATCCAGAAGACCAAGAGGGCCTGCAGAACGCCTTATTGAAGAAATGATGCTGCTTGCGAACAGGGCCGTATGCTCCTATCTGAAAGAGAGAAACATGCCAGTGCTTTTCAGGGTTCATGACAAGCCTGCGCAGGAAGATATCGATGGACTGGTGGAGATCCTTGATGACCTTGGTTGCCCAAAAGCGCTTACCGGAAGACTGTCGCAGTCGGCAGCTTCCGGCAGGCATCTTAACAGGGTCTTGAATGAGGTTGCCGATGCATACAGAGGACATGAACTGGAGGCTTTTGTACACAGGCATATACTGCGTTCTCTGAGACAGGCCGAATATTCAATAGTGGATATCGGCCATTTCGGTCTTGGTTTTTCAGGTTATCTGCATTTCACTTCTCCGATCAGGAGATATTCCGATCTGCTGGTCCACAGGGTCCTGAAAAGCTTATTCCGGCCGGAAGGCGTCAAGGATCATGAAAAATCAAAATTTGCCAGAAGGCTTAAAAAACTGGCCCCAGACATAAGCAGGAAAGAACGTACTACAAACGAGGCCATGATGGAGGCCGTAAAATTGAAGACGGCGTCATACATGAAGCGCCATGTCGGAGAGACGTTCAGCGGCATTGTGACAGGCATACTGCCGTTCGGTTTTTTTGTTGAAATTTCGGATCCTCCTGTTGACGGTCTGGTAAGGGCGGCTGATATTCCGGGTGCAAGGATATCGGAAGGCCGGAAAGTAAGGATGGGAAGGCATGTTATTTCAATGGGCGACAAGGTGGATGTGCTGATTGCATCGGTTGACGAAACCAGAGGATATATAGACATGAAACTGGCTGAAGATAAAAATCGCCGGCCATGAGGGGTATCAGATTGTCTGATTGATTAAACTCCAATCAGTGTGGCATAAAAACTAATTAATTCCTGAGCTCAAAGGCGGTATTTGATCAGGAGGACATTAACAAATAAACCAAATCAATATTGGAGGTCATGATGCTGATTGTTGTTGCCCGGATGAATGCGCAGACCGGAAAAGAGGAAGAGATGGAAAAGGCCTTTCTAGACATTATCCCGAAGGTGGAATCAGAGGAAGGGACTCTTGCTTATGTCCTTCACCGCATGAAGAAGAAGCCGCAGAGCTTTCTCATGTATGAGAGGTACAGGGACAAGGAAGCGCTTGCCTTTCACAGCTCGACGCCGTATTTTGCAGAGCTTTTCGAAAAAATAGCCCCTTTGATGGATGGCGCCCCCGTAATTGAAGTCTATGAAGTGCTTTCATCCATAAAAGAGAAAGTCTAGACTCTTGCGGAGAAGGGAGGCCGTATGAGAAAAATATTAATCCTTTTGGTTGCCGCAAGTTTTCTTTTTTCCGGATGTGCAATCATCAAGAAAAACTTCAATGCCTCGGTTGACAAACCATCAGGCACATTGAAGATGGATGGTATCAAATCAAAGGTAACTATCAGCAGGGATAACCTGGGCATACCGTATATTGAGGCGGAAAGTGAAGACGACCTCTTTTTCGCCACAGGTTATGCAATGGCCTCCGACAGGCTCTGGCAGATGTATTTAAGGAGTATGGTTATGCAGGGGAGGCTCTCCGAGATTGTCGGGAAGGACACCCTTGAGACCGATATCTATTTCAGAACGCTGGGAATAAAGGAGCTTGTAAACGGAGCTCTTGCAACCCTTGATAAAAAACACCTTGCATCCCTTGAAAGCTTTTCGAAAGGGGTAAATGCATATATCAGCACACACAAAAAACTGCCGCCGGAATTTTCAATCACGGGATACAAACCTGACCCATGGACGCCGGCTGACAGCCTTTACTGCTTCAGCGCGGTGAGCTATGGACTGTCTTATAATCTCTATGAGGAACTGGATTTCCTCGTTCTTGCATCCAGGCTCGGATATGAAAAGATGCCCTGGCTCTTTCCCGTCTATTCCGGATACTCGCTGCCTGTGGATGAAACTAAAAAGCTCAGTGATATTCCCGCCTCCGAGCTTATGGGTTCAAAGAGCGGCAAAGTGGATACGGCTTTCAATCTTGACGGCATAGTTCCAAAACCAATGCCTGCATCCAACAACTGGGCTATCATGGGTTCAAAGACACTTTCGGGAAAATCGATAGTCTGCAATGATACCCACCTCATGCCGTCGACACCTTCGGAATGGCTGATAATGCATTTGAAATGTCCCACTTATGAGGCGGCGGGCGTCATGGCCCCGGGACTGCCTGTCGTGGTTCTTGGGTATAACGGCAAAGTCGCATGGGGCATAACCATGGTATCAGCCGACTCTCAGGATATTTTCGTTGAAAAATTGAAGACAGAGGGCGGCAGCCGTTCATATCTATATAAGGGACAGTGGTTGCCGGTTACACAAAGGAAGGAGACCTTTAAAATAAAGTCTTCGGACAAGCCCGTTGAGAAGATTATTTCAGCAACATGCCACGGTTCGCTGTTGAATACGAACATCAAGAATGTCCCGTTTTCCTCTGAGATAATGCCCGACAGCAGCAGATATGGTCTTGCACTTTCATGGGCTAATCAGGGCATGACGGACACGTTCGCCGGGTTCTACACACTGGCAGGCGCCGGTAATGTCGATGAAGCCAGGAATTGCATATTGAAGGTCGGCGCCATGTATTTGAATTTCGTATTCGGAGACAGCGAAAATATCGGGTGGCAGGTTTCAGGGATATGCCCTGTCAGAAAAAATGGTGTAGGCCTGCTGCCTTCACCGGGCTGGACAGGTGAATATGACTGGACTGGTTATGTCCCTGTGGAAAAGATGCCCGGTGACAAGAATCCCTCGAAGGGGTTTTTAGCAACAGCCAACAATGCCATTGTTCCGCCCGATTACCCTGTAATGATATCAAGTTCATGGGCATGTCCGGAGCGAATCGAAAGGATTGAGTCCATTTTATCGCCGATTAAAAATACGACGACAGGTGACATGATGACTATGCAATTCGACCGGTATTCCCTTATGGCCTTCAAGGTTCAGAAAATGCTTTTTGAAGGCCCCTTTGCCCAGGAGATAAGAACGGCCATCGGAAAGCTGTCTATGAATGACAGGGATAAGGCGAACAAATGTCTTGAGCTACTCGACCCGAAGGTCTTTGACTGCAATATGAAGCCGACATCTCCCAATGCCGCTGTCATGGGTGCATTCTATCATACGGCGACTATCAATACTTTTCTGGATGAATTCGGGCCGATGGATAATCCCCAGTGGAAGGCGCTGGGAAGGCTGACCGGCCGCTATTCTTCAGTCAATACATTTCTGGACAAGTTTAAGCAATATGATGCCACTGCGTGGAAATGCCTCGATTCAACCGCTGCATGGGGATATTCCGCACAGGAGGATCATTTACTGGCAAGGCCGGATTCTCCGTTGTGGGATGATCCGAGGACGGATGCAAAAGAGACAAAGGCCGATATCATCGCGGTTTCACTTGCCGATGCTGTAATTCTCTGTGAAAAGAGAATGGGGACTGATCCGGCAAAATGGCAGTGGGGCCAGCTTCTTCATTACGACTTCAGGCATGATATCAGCGAAGAGATGCCGCTCGGTTTGTTGAAAGATTATTTGAATCCCGGAATGTATCCGGCCGGCGGCGACTGGAATACCATTAATGTAGCAGGTTTTTCATTGGCGGACGGCACGTTCGAGGTTTCTGAAATCCCTGCAATGAGATTGATCGTAAACTTTGGAGAGGATGAACCGGCGCATCTGGTAAGTGTGCCCGGACA
This genomic window from Desulfomonilia bacterium contains:
- a CDS encoding VacB/RNase II family 3'-5' exoribonuclease; this translates as MKAKGTIVWNEKGYAFLVRDDGREDVFLRAADLCGAMHGDRVEARIFRQGKGFRGCVTCVLKRDNIRISGRYIRYKKWGVIEPVKPIPYTVIVPQGWETGARHGDMVTAILSPPKGSGRIDSIAARVDAILDMPENIKDDLRHIIIKYSLSAGFSEEALKEADEVSSVDLYKCAANRVDLRNSVLFTIDGRNARDFDDAVGMEKLNDGNFLLRVAIADVAELVRTGSVLDKEAQERGFSVYFPETCLPMLPEALSNGVLSLKPGEERLAVVAEMKLGPRGRLISTRCYEAIIRSRARLMYETASPYLEGKGGEPSMDAEVNKSLKMLNVLAGHLMRARKKAGSLDFDLPEVEIEISESGYIEDISRRPRGPAERLIEEMMLLANRAVCSYLKERNMPVLFRVHDKPAQEDIDGLVEILDDLGCPKALTGRLSQSAASGRHLNRVLNEVADAYRGHELEAFVHRHILRSLRQAEYSIVDIGHFGLGFSGYLHFTSPIRRYSDLLVHRVLKSLFRPEGVKDHEKSKFARRLKKLAPDISRKERTTNEAMMEAVKLKTASYMKRHVGETFSGIVTGILPFGFFVEISDPPVDGLVRAADIPGARISEGRKVRMGRHVISMGDKVDVLIASVDETRGYIDMKLAEDKNRRP
- a CDS encoding putative quinol monooxygenase, with the translated sequence MMLIVVARMNAQTGKEEEMEKAFLDIIPKVESEEGTLAYVLHRMKKKPQSFLMYERYRDKEALAFHSSTPYFAELFEKIAPLMDGAPVIEVYEVLSSIKEKV
- a CDS encoding penicillin acylase family protein; this encodes MRKILILLVAASFLFSGCAIIKKNFNASVDKPSGTLKMDGIKSKVTISRDNLGIPYIEAESEDDLFFATGYAMASDRLWQMYLRSMVMQGRLSEIVGKDTLETDIYFRTLGIKELVNGALATLDKKHLASLESFSKGVNAYISTHKKLPPEFSITGYKPDPWTPADSLYCFSAVSYGLSYNLYEELDFLVLASRLGYEKMPWLFPVYSGYSLPVDETKKLSDIPASELMGSKSGKVDTAFNLDGIVPKPMPASNNWAIMGSKTLSGKSIVCNDTHLMPSTPSEWLIMHLKCPTYEAAGVMAPGLPVVVLGYNGKVAWGITMVSADSQDIFVEKLKTEGGSRSYLYKGQWLPVTQRKETFKIKSSDKPVEKIISATCHGSLLNTNIKNVPFSSEIMPDSSRYGLALSWANQGMTDTFAGFYTLAGAGNVDEARNCILKVGAMYLNFVFGDSENIGWQVSGICPVRKNGVGLLPSPGWTGEYDWTGYVPVEKMPGDKNPSKGFLATANNAIVPPDYPVMISSSWACPERIERIESILSPIKNTTTGDMMTMQFDRYSLMAFKVQKMLFEGPFAQEIRTAIGKLSMNDRDKANKCLELLDPKVFDCNMKPTSPNAAVMGAFYHTATINTFLDEFGPMDNPQWKALGRLTGRYSSVNTFLDKFKQYDATAWKCLDSTAAWGYSAQEDHLLARPDSPLWDDPRTDAKETKADIIAVSLADAVILCEKRMGTDPAKWQWGQLLHYDFRHDISEEMPLGLLKDYLNPGMYPAGGDWNTINVAGFSLADGTFEVSEIPAMRLIVNFGEDEPAHLVSVPGQSGNPSSPHYRDMLKDYFITGENHPLVFKEVNVRKQYKDVLTLIPGK